TCCTAGACCACCACGACAACTTCATGCCTCACCTGCTAAAGATCAACAGCCTCCCAAACACATTCGTCTACGCCACCAGGACGCTGCTCTTCCTGCAAGATGACGGCACTCTCAAGCCAATCGCCATCGAGCTCAGCAAGCCCCTACTTAACGACCTCGGCACCAAAGTGGTCGGCGCCGACAGCAAGGTCTACACGCCCCCCTCCTGTGGCTCGGAGTCGGAGTGGGCTGTCCAGGACACCATCTGGCAGCTGGCCAAGGCCTACGCCGCTGTGAACGATTCCGCGTGGCACGGCCTCATCAGCCACTGGCTCCATACGCACGCAGTCATCGAGCCATTCGTGATCGCCACCAACCGGCAGCTCAGCGTCACGCACCCCATCCACAAGCTCTTGCAGCCACactaccgcgacaccatgaccatCAACGCCCTGGCACGCCAGGTCCTCATCAGCGCCGGTGGCTTCTTCGAGATGACCGTCTGTCCAGGTGAGCACGCACTGAGAATCTCCTCTGAAGTCTATAGGAACTGGAACTTCACCGAGCAGGCACTGCCGGTAGACCtgatcaagaggggtgtggcgAAGGCGGACACGGAGAGCCCGTGCGGAGTGTCGCTGCACATCAAGGACTACCCGTACGCGGTGGATGGGTTGGCCGTCTGGTCGGCCATCGAGACTTGGGTCGACGAGTACTGCAGGATCTACTACCCCTGTGATGACGTGCTTCGGTCCGACGTCGAGCTACAGGCATGGTGGAAGGAGGTGCGTGAGGTCGGCCATGGCGACATCAAAGACCAGCCCTGGTGGCCCAAGATGACAACCGTGAACGAGCTCGTCAGGTCATGCGCCACCATCATCTGGATCGCCTCTGCGCTGCATGCAGCCGTCAACTTTGGCCAGTACTCATACGCAGGATACCTCCCCAACCGTCCGACGGTGAGCCGGCGACAGATGCCGGAGCCGGGCACCAAGGAGTACAAGGAGGTGGAGACTGACCCGGACCTGGCCTTCATCCACACCATCACGAGCCAGCTGCAAAGCATCATTGGAGTGTCCGTGATCGAGGTCCTGTCCAACCACTCCTCCGACGAAGTCTACCTGGGGCAGCGTGATGAGCCAAAGTGGACATCAGATGTCAAGGCGAAAAAGGCGTTCGAGGACTTCAGCCAGAAGTTGATCGACATCGAGAAGAGGATCATGAATATGAACGCGAATCGCCGACTCAAGAACCGGAATGGGCCAGCAAAATTCCCCTACATGCTACTCTACCCCAACACATCTGACATCGATGGTGAGAGCGCCACCGGGATCACAGCCAAGGGCATCCCCAACAGCATCTCCATCTGATCGATGTTATGCCGTTTTATGTTATTGTTGTATGTTTCCCATTGCAAATAAGGAACGCTGCATGTGCACGTTTCATGAGTGGCCAGAAGCGTGCTCGTTCACGTTGAGGCGAGTTGTGTTTATTTTCGTGTTGATGAAGTTGTTTTGGCCGCAATGCAAAGCCCGTGGGATGGCACGGATGAAGGGTTGTGGTCGGCCAGTGTGTTGAGCTGGACCGTATATATGTTGAATAAAGCAAGCGAGTGTCTATTTGCCTGTCTACTGATTTTGAATTTGACATTAGTCAGATTTTCTTCATAACGACACATGTTGATGATTTTGCTGATGTCGACCACTTCTTCCTCCgaagttttttgttttctcttttctctttgtttttagATGTTTTCATTTTTGTTCATACAAGGCAAAAAAGTTGTTCATGGCAACCATaatttttgttcattttttcttCGGAGATGGTAGCAATGctcatattattttccttcttcGGTTCACCACCACTTCATGGTATTATGATTTTGCGTGTGATATTTTTGTCCATGCTAGTTATTTCTTGTTCTATAAATTTTGTTCACGGTTGTGATGATTTTAGTTCAAATTAATTTAATTTTTGAAAGTCTAATCTTGGCACATGCCCAATTTTAGTCTTCCCATGCAGCAAGTTTTAATGGGCTCCTCCCATACAGGAACAAAGATGCCTCTGGCGAGGGCCGAGGCGGCCAGGCCTAGATGAAATGCTGGCGGCAGGCGCAACAGCGCGGCGACGCGCCGGAGCTCGTCGGCGACGGCAGCGTGTTAGGCGTCGAGGTGGTGTGCCTGCTGGGCGGTTGAGGTCGCCGGCTAGAGCAGATGGGCCAATCTAGCCGCTCAAGCGAGCGGGGTGACGGCGGCGTGGGCCGTGGGCGGCCGGCTCCGCCATGGCCGTCGGCTAGTGGAGTTAACGGCATGGCTGGATCCGCCACGAAAATCTCACATGATTTGCCCCGCACAATTGTTTGTGACAGCTCCCTCGATCGCACATGAGCGCTTTCGCCGCGTGTGTGACCAGAGGAGATATCACCGATGATTTTATCTGGATCGTGTGGGATGGACCCCCTGTCGCCTATCT
Above is a window of Triticum aestivum cultivar Chinese Spring chromosome 6B, IWGSC CS RefSeq v2.1, whole genome shotgun sequence DNA encoding:
- the LOC123136398 gene encoding putative linoleate 9S-lipoxygenase 3 codes for the protein MFGWMTPPQLKGKVVLMRRNLLDLNHWQQPLSHDTWDEVTTKGVTCQLISSTVADPNDESGTRGLLGEEERVEHWVLHLPPINHGDTTYDVTFDWDVKKQGIPGAVIIRNYHATQFLLKTITIDDVPGHAGPIVFVANSWVYNTNKYHYDRVFFTNDTYLPSEMPTLLQPFREDELRILRGDDPRQKNGAYEEHDRVYRYDLYNDLGDPDHKNPRPTLGGPDSLYPYPRRGRTGRKPMVTDPTCESRNVLPVLQQFYVPRDENFNHVKKADFTAYLIKAISGGILPLLRQQFDSVSPREFDDFEDMYKLYEGGLKIPDIPALDELFKSFPPLRSIMPAGGDFLLKMPMPHVIKEDKLAWRTDEEFAREMLAGLNPHIITRLNVFPPRSTLEGYGDQTSKITVEHIQHNLGKLNVDKAIDAKRLFILDHHDNFMPHLLKINSLPNTFVYATRTLLFLQDDGTLKPIAIELSKPLLNDLGTKVVGADSKVYTPPSCGSESEWAVQDTIWQLAKAYAAVNDSAWHGLISHWLHTHAVIEPFVIATNRQLSVTHPIHKLLQPHYRDTMTINALARQVLISAGGFFEMTVCPGEHALRISSEVYRNWNFTEQALPVDLIKRGVAKADTESPCGVSLHIKDYPYAVDGLAVWSAIETWVDEYCRIYYPCDDVLRSDVELQAWWKEVREVGHGDIKDQPWWPKMTTVNELVRSCATIIWIASALHAAVNFGQYSYAGYLPNRPTVSRRQMPEPGTKEYKEVETDPDLAFIHTITSQLQSIIGVSVIEVLSNHSSDEVYLGQRDEPKWTSDVKAKKAFEDFSQKLIDIEKRIMNMNANRRLKNRNGPAKFPYMLLYPNTSDIDGESATGITAKGIPNSISI